TGAGGCCTGTTCCCTGCGTGTGCGAAAGCGCGAGAGGAGCTCGACCGTGACCGGATAGTCGCTCATGCGCTCGGAGAAGGTGTGGTAATGCTGTTGGGCGAGCACGGTGGTGGGAACGAGGATGGCCACCTGCTTTCCACCCATCACGGCTTTGAACGCGGCGCGGATGGCAACCTCGGTCTTGCCGAAGCCGACGTCGCCGCAGATCAGGCGATCCATGGGACGCGGGCGTTCCATGTCGGTCTTGGTGGCCTCGATGGCGCGCCATTGGTCGGCGGTTTCCTCGTAGACAAAGGCCGCTTCGAACTCGCGCTGCCAGGGGGTGTCGACAGGGAACGGGTGGCCCGGTTGGGTTTCGCGCGCCGCCTGGATTTCGAGCAGCTCGGCCGCCAGATCGGCGACGGCGACGCGCAAGGCCCAGTCGCCCAACTCGCCGATCATGCCCAGGTCTTC
The genomic region above belongs to Candidatus Binatia bacterium and contains:
- a CDS encoding DEAD/DEAH box helicase: EDLGMIGELGDWALRVAVADLAAELLEIQAARETQPGHPFPVDTPWQREFEAAFVYEETADQWRAIEATKTDMERPRPMDRLICGDVGFGKTEVAIRAAFKAVMGGKQVAILVPTTVLAQQHYHTFSERMSDYPVTVELLSRFRTRREQASTLEKLAVGTVDIIIGTHRLLQKDVQFKDLGLVVI